A section of the Hevea brasiliensis isolate MT/VB/25A 57/8 chromosome 17, ASM3005281v1, whole genome shotgun sequence genome encodes:
- the LOC110661881 gene encoding uncharacterized protein LOC110661881, whose amino-acid sequence MAMYVRVKRNKTTYFIQCDPTEKILEIKQKLQVLIDKPVNDQRLISLSNGELLEDSKTLAEQKVENDAKLALTLRKGDNEFEDINIVKPDDFYQTRDGMGEP is encoded by the exons ATG GCTATGTACGTCCGGGTTAAGCGTAACAAGACAACTTACTTTATCCAATGCGATCCAACTGAGAAAATTCTGGAGATTAAGCAGAAATTGCAAGTCTTGATTGATAAGCCAGTAAATGATCAGCGACTCATCTCATTGTCAAATGGGGAATTGTTGGAGGATTCAAAGACATTGGCAGAGCAGAAG GTTGAAAATGATGCAAAGTTGGCGTTAACCTTGAGAAAAG GCGACAATGAATTTGAGGATATCAATATTGTAAAGCCAGATGATTTCTACCAGACTCGAGATGGAATGGGTGAGCCTTGA